From Saccharothrix espanaensis DSM 44229, the proteins below share one genomic window:
- a CDS encoding FAD-dependent monooxygenase: protein MSAPGPDAPVAVVGAGPVGLMLAGELRLGGAEVVVLERRETPTTESRASTLHARTMEILDSRGLLERLGEPPNQPRGHFGGIPLDLTTPGRHCGQWKVPQTTTERLLAEWATGLGAEVRRGWTVRDVVDDGDGVLVVGESGRRLRAGYVVACDGQHSTVRKVVRAAFPGLPGTRRLVRADVAGVDVPDRRFQRLDAGLAIAARAGNGVTRVMAHEFGSAPAAAPDFAQVVALWRRITGEDISGGEPLWINSFDDANRQLERYRHGRVLFAGDAAHVQLPAGGQALNLGLHDAVNLGWKLAAVVRGHAPDGLLDTYHDERHAVGRRVLANIRAQALLLLGDRSVEPVRALLAELIATEPVRALLAGMISGVDVHYPPGGTGGSPPAGGYLPELALTTATGTTTTTALLRTGRGLLLDLTDGGRLRDAAAPWADRVTAVAGRPDPAPGAAGLLVRPDGHVAWAGADPDGARAALGRWFGTGRPPHQPREGD, encoded by the coding sequence GTGAGCGCACCCGGCCCGGACGCCCCGGTCGCCGTCGTCGGGGCCGGTCCGGTGGGGCTGATGCTCGCCGGCGAGCTGCGCCTGGGCGGCGCGGAGGTCGTCGTGCTGGAGCGGCGCGAGACCCCGACGACCGAGTCCCGGGCGTCCACGCTGCACGCCCGCACCATGGAGATCCTCGACAGCCGAGGGCTGCTGGAGCGGCTGGGCGAGCCGCCGAACCAGCCGCGCGGGCACTTCGGCGGCATCCCACTGGACCTGACCACGCCCGGCCGCCACTGCGGGCAGTGGAAGGTTCCGCAGACCACGACCGAGCGGCTGCTGGCCGAGTGGGCGACCGGGTTGGGTGCCGAGGTCCGGCGCGGCTGGACGGTGCGGGACGTCGTGGACGACGGCGACGGCGTGCTGGTCGTCGGCGAGTCGGGGCGGCGGCTGCGGGCCGGGTACGTCGTCGCCTGCGACGGCCAGCACAGCACCGTCCGAAAGGTGGTCCGGGCGGCCTTCCCGGGCCTGCCCGGGACGCGCCGGCTGGTCCGCGCGGACGTCGCGGGCGTCGACGTCCCGGACCGCCGGTTCCAGCGGCTCGACGCGGGCCTGGCGATCGCGGCCCGCGCCGGGAACGGCGTCACCCGGGTCATGGCGCACGAGTTCGGCTCCGCTCCCGCCGCGGCGCCCGACTTCGCCCAGGTCGTCGCGCTGTGGCGGCGGATCACCGGCGAGGACATCAGCGGCGGCGAACCGCTGTGGATCAACTCGTTCGACGACGCCAACCGCCAGCTGGAGCGGTACCGGCACGGCCGCGTGCTGTTCGCGGGCGACGCCGCCCACGTCCAACTGCCCGCCGGCGGGCAGGCGCTCAACCTCGGCCTGCACGACGCGGTGAACCTCGGTTGGAAGCTTGCCGCCGTCGTGCGCGGCCACGCACCGGACGGGCTGCTGGACACCTACCACGATGAACGCCACGCCGTCGGCCGCCGCGTGCTGGCCAACATCCGGGCGCAGGCGCTGCTGCTGCTCGGCGACCGCTCGGTGGAGCCGGTGCGCGCCCTGCTCGCCGAGCTGATCGCGACCGAACCGGTGCGCGCCCTGCTCGCCGGGATGATCAGCGGCGTCGACGTCCACTACCCGCCCGGCGGGACCGGCGGGTCCCCGCCGGCGGGCGGGTACCTGCCGGAACTGGCCCTGACCACGGCGACCGGCACGACCACGACGACCGCCCTGCTGCGCACCGGGCGCGGGCTGCTGCTGGACCTCACCGACGGGGGTCGCCTGCGCGACGCGGCGGCCCCGTGGGCCGACCGCGTCACCGCCGTGGCCGGACGCCCGGACCCCGCACCCGGCGCGGCCGGCCTGCTGGTCCGCCCGGACGGCCACGTCGCCTGGGCCGGTGCCGACCCGGACGGCGCGCGGGCCGCGCTCGGCCGCTGGTTCGGGACCGGCCGACCACCGCACCAACCTCGAGAGGGAGACTGA
- a CDS encoding FAD-dependent monooxygenase produces MDADVIVVGAGPTGLMLAGELGLAGVRVVVVERLAEPTGQSRGLGFTARAVETFDQRGILPLFGDLETSPIGHFGGVQFDYTVLDDCHFGARGIPQSRTEAVLEEWAGKMGAQVRRGWDLLDVADHGDAVTATVAAPEGSRTLRAGYLVGCDGGHSAVRELAGFDFPGTPATRGMYLADVVGCDLRPRFLGERLPNGMVMAAPLAPGVDRIIVCEHGTPPADRTDQVDFAEVADAWRRITGEPLAGGRADWVSSFTDATRQVTEYRRGRVLLAGDAAHIHLPAGGQGLSTGVQDAVNLGWKLAAVVRGHAPDGLLDTYHDERHPVGARLLMNTRAQGLVFLGGEEADPLRELMTELIALDSTKRHLAGIVSGVDIRYDVGCDHALAGLRVPPRALRGATGETTTTDLLHAGTGVLLDLDDNAAVRAATEGWGDRVRTVTATPVSPSAPPATAILIRPDGYVAWAGEDVDGLDTALRRWFGAPAAATPR; encoded by the coding sequence ATGGACGCCGATGTGATCGTCGTGGGAGCCGGACCGACCGGCCTGATGCTCGCGGGCGAGCTCGGGCTGGCCGGCGTCCGCGTCGTCGTGGTCGAACGCCTGGCCGAACCGACCGGCCAGTCACGCGGCCTCGGGTTCACCGCCCGCGCCGTGGAGACCTTCGACCAGCGCGGCATCCTGCCGCTGTTCGGCGACCTCGAAACCAGCCCGATCGGCCACTTCGGCGGGGTGCAGTTCGACTACACCGTGCTGGACGACTGCCACTTCGGCGCGCGCGGCATCCCGCAGTCGCGGACCGAGGCCGTGCTGGAGGAGTGGGCGGGCAAGATGGGCGCGCAGGTGCGGCGCGGCTGGGACCTGCTGGACGTGGCCGACCACGGCGACGCGGTGACCGCCACCGTCGCCGCCCCGGAGGGGAGCAGGACCCTCCGCGCCGGCTACCTCGTCGGCTGCGACGGCGGCCACAGCGCGGTGCGCGAGCTGGCCGGGTTCGACTTCCCGGGCACCCCCGCCACCCGGGGCATGTACCTCGCCGACGTCGTGGGCTGCGACCTGCGCCCGCGCTTCCTGGGCGAGCGGCTGCCCAACGGCATGGTGATGGCCGCACCGCTCGCGCCCGGCGTGGACCGGATCATCGTCTGCGAGCACGGCACCCCGCCCGCCGACCGCACCGACCAGGTCGACTTCGCCGAGGTCGCCGACGCGTGGCGGCGGATCACCGGCGAGCCCCTGGCCGGCGGCCGGGCGGACTGGGTCAGCTCGTTCACCGACGCCACCCGCCAGGTCACCGAGTACCGGCGCGGGCGGGTCCTGCTGGCGGGCGACGCCGCCCACATTCATCTGCCCGCCGGCGGGCAGGGCCTGAGCACCGGCGTGCAGGACGCGGTCAACCTCGGCTGGAAGCTCGCCGCCGTCGTGCGCGGCCACGCACCGGACGGGCTGCTGGACACCTACCACGACGAACGCCACCCCGTCGGCGCGCGGCTGCTGATGAACACCCGCGCCCAGGGCCTGGTGTTCCTCGGCGGGGAGGAAGCCGACCCGCTGCGCGAGCTGATGACCGAGCTGATCGCGCTCGACAGCACCAAGCGGCACCTCGCCGGGATCGTCAGCGGCGTGGACATCCGCTACGACGTGGGGTGCGACCACGCGCTGGCCGGGCTGCGCGTCCCGCCGCGCGCGCTGCGCGGCGCCACCGGCGAGACCACCACGACCGACCTGCTGCACGCCGGCACCGGTGTGCTGCTCGACCTGGACGACAACGCGGCCGTCCGGGCCGCCACCGAGGGCTGGGGCGACCGGGTGCGCACGGTCACCGCGACCCCGGTGTCGCCGTCCGCGCCACCGGCCACCGCCATCCTCATCCGGCCGGACGGCTACGTCGCCTGGGCCGGCGAGGACGTGGACGGCCTGGACACCGCGCTGCGCCGGTGGTTCGGCGCACCCGCCGCGGCCACGCCGCGATGA